The Acanthochromis polyacanthus isolate Apoly-LR-REF ecotype Palm Island chromosome 5, KAUST_Apoly_ChrSc, whole genome shotgun sequence genome includes a window with the following:
- the LOC110960672 gene encoding retinoic acid receptor gamma-A-like, protein MFDCMEALGLAPRPLFDVSRQGSCMLGKATPYFSGLDPFAWAGTSSVQSVETQSTSSEEMVPSSPSPPPPPRVYKPCFVCQDKSSGYHYGVSSCEGCKGFFRRSIQKNMVYTCHRDKNCQINKVTRNRCQYCRLQKCFEVGMSKEAVRNDRNKKKKDVKEEVVLPENYELSGELEELVNKVSKAHQETFPSLCQLGKYTTNSSADHRVQLDLGLWDKFSELSTKCIIKIVEFAKRLPGFTTLTIADQITLLKSACLDILMLRICTRYTPEQDTMTFSDGLTLNRTQMHNAGFGPLTDLVFAFAGQLLPLEMDDTETGLLSAICLICGDRMDLEEPEKVDKLQEPLLEALKIYTRRRRPNKPHMFPRMLMKVTDLRGISTKGAERAITLKTEIPGPMPPLIREMLENPEAFEDSSDSGDSAAAAPPAIQAIKQEEKSTYESEEEEEEDDYWDEEKERGADSDGEPWGETSAGALAAQKKSVTQ, encoded by the exons ATGTTTGACTGCATGGAGGCTCTGGGTCTGGCCCCTCGGCCCCTCTTTGATGTGTCCAGACAAGGCTCCTGCATGCTGGGTAAGGCCACCCCTTACTTCTCCGGCTTGGACCCCTTTGCCTGGGCCGGGACCAGCAGCGTCCAGT CGGTGGAGACCCAGAGCACCAGCTCAGAGGAGATGGTGCCCagctctccttctcctcctccacctcctcggGTCTACAAGCCGTGCTTTGTGTGCCAGGACAAGTCATCTGGTTATCACTATGGAGTGAGCTCCTGTGAGGGCTGCAAG GGATTTTTCCGGCGCAGCATCCAAAAGAATATGGTGTACACCTGCCACCGAGACAAGAACTGCCAGATCAACAAAGTGACCCGCAACCGCTGCCAGTACTGTCGGCTGCAGAAGTGCTTTGAGGTCGGAATGTCCAAAGAAG CGGTGCGCAATGACaggaacaaaaagaagaaggacGTGAAGGAGGAGGTGGTGCTGCCAGAGAACTATGAGCTTAGTGGAGAGCTGGAGGAGCTGGTTAACAAAGTCAGCAAAGCACACCAAGAGACCTTCCCGTCTCTGTGTCAACTAGGAAAATACACCaca aATTCAAGTGCTGACCACAGAGTACAGCTGGACTTGGGCCTGTGGGATAAGTTCAGTGAGCTCTCCACTAAGTGCATTATAAAGATTGTGGAGTTTGCCAAGCGGCTACCAGGCTTCACTACGCTCACCATCGCTGACCAGATCACCCTCCTCAAATCTGCATGTCTGGACATCCTG ATGCTGAGGATATGCACCCGCTACACACCAGAACAGGACACAATGACCTTCTCAGATGGCCTGACTCTTAACAGGACCCAGATGCACAATGCTGGCTTTGGCCCCCTCACAGACCTGGTGTTTGCCTTCGCCggtcagctgctgcctttgGAGATGGACGACACAGAGACGGGGCTCCTCAGTGCGATTTGTCTCATCTGTGGAG ATCGAATGGACTTGGAGGAGCCGGAGAAAGTAGACAAGCTGCAGGAACCGCTGCTAGAGGCGCTGAAGATCTACACCCGCCGCAGACGCCCAAACAAGCCTCACATGTTTCCCCGCATGCTGATGAAAGTCACAGACCTTCGAGGAATCAGCACTAAAg GTGCAGAAAGGGCCATCACACTAAAGACAGAGATCCCAGGGCCCATGCCTCCGCTGATCCGGGAGATGCTGGAGAACCCCGAGGCCTTCGAGGACAGCAGCGACTCAGGTGACAGCGCTGCGGCTGCTCCCCCTGCCATCCAAGCCATCAAGCAAGAAGAGAAGTCCACGTACgagtcagaggaggaggaggaagaggacgaCTACTGGGATGAGGAGAAAGAGCGAGGGGCGGACAGTGACGGAGAGCCGTGGGGGGAGACGTCAGCCGGGGCGTTGGCTGCTCAAAAGAAAAGCGTGACGCAGTGA